A stretch of DNA from Sugiyamaella lignohabitans strain CBS 10342 chromosome B, complete sequence:
TGCCGCAGATCAGGGTTCAGTCATATGTCTACCTCGAGTAAGACACAATTAGACCAAAATACTTAGCTTTTCATTGTTCTATACTGAAAAAACATCATCCAACAGCGTAATAGTAAATAAATGACCGGAAGAGCTATGGTATTCAATGTGAGAGCGGCATGTAAAAATTGGGCCATTGACGATATTCGCAGATCGCGGCTACAAGTGCGgctaaatttttttgaaaaatagaGACCGGTAGATCAAGAAGATAGTGTGACAACATTCATAGAACAGTTGAGTtaacaaaatgaaattaGACACAACTCATATGCGCTATTTGAGCGCTGATGATTTTAGAGTATTGACGGCGGTAAGTCTTGAGAGATGCGGTTTTAATGAACCAAGTCAGATAATCTGCCAACATCTGGATATGTGATCTCAACTAACTCTCTAGGTCGAAATGGGATCCAAGAACCACGATATTGTCCCAACGTCGCTCATAACTCAGATTTCTGGTCTCCGAAGTCCATCTGCTGTAAATAGATGTATTGCAGAGCTGGCTAAAATCAAACTCATTGGAAGAGTGCGTAATGCAAAGTACGATGGCTATAGATTGAGTTATCATGGATACGACTATCTAGCATTGAAAGCATTGGTTAAGAGAGATTCAGTTTTTGGTGTTGGAAGCCAAATTGGTATCGGCAAAGAGtctgatatttttatgGTCGCAGATACAAACGGTAAACAGAATGTGTTAAAAGTTCACAGATTGGGAAGAATCTCATTCCGAACCGTTAAGAACAATAGAGACTATCTTCGAAACAGACAGAGTGCCAGTTGGATGTATCTTTCGAGACTTGCAGCTCAAAAAGAATTTGCATTCATGAAGGCTCTGTATGATTCCGGGTTCTCAGTTCCTGTGCCTATTGATCAATCGAGGCATCAAATTGTCATGTCATTAATTGACGGATTTCCAATGAGACAACTCAGATCTCACAGTAATCCTGGAAGACTTTATTCTACTTTGATGGATTTCATTGTTCGGTTGGCTTCATATGGGTTAATTCACTGTGATTTCAACGAGTTCAACATCATGGTTAGAGAAAAGTTCGATaagccagaagaagaggttgtTATCATTGACTTTCCACAATGTATATCCATTTCACATGTTGATGCTCAACGATACTTTGAGAGAGATGTTGATTGTATTCGAAGCTTTTTCGAGAAGAAACTGAATTATGTTTCCGACGACTATCCAAGATGGGATAAGGATGTGAAGAGAGTGGAGAATTTAGATTTACTAGTAGAAGCATCAGGATTCAGTAAGAAACAAGTGAAAGATCTTGAGGCTGCTATGCAGCTGTCCAGAGAAACttttggtgaagatgaattTGTAGAGGGTGAGGGaaatgatgaggatgaggcAGATGAAGAGCAAAACGGGGAAGATGGTGAAGAaagaggagaagaagaggaagaagatgatgatgatgaaaaagaagaagaagatgatgatgatgaagaggaagaagaagaggaaagTGAGGACGAGGTgaatgaagaggatgagCTGCAGGAGAGAATCAATGCCGAAATCGCTCGAAAAGGCATTGAAAACATGAAAATGGACAAACTCGGCAACTATATACTTGACGATTAATAGCATCTATTtctgtatatttatatgatAGGTTAAAGTGATTGATTTCAGACAAAATCCGGACAGTAACGTGATTGAAGCTGTCACGTGATAATAGTTAATCGACATGCTTGACAACGTATGTTGCAATCTATCTTGCTAACATCTCGGTCGTAAAGGGGGATTGAACAACACCAACTGCCAAAATATAAGCTGTGAAGTAAGTACTACGTTGATTGACCTGATATGCAGAACTTAATTAATCTAACACTGTCTCAAGAGTCATCTGAGAATCGATGGTGTTGTATAAGATTTTGAATGAAGCTCCAGCTGAAGCAGCTAAAGATGGCTCTGTTCCAGCTTCCACAGTACTTCCGCTAACCCCACTGGATGCCAAAGATGGATTTATACATCTTTCTACTGGGGATCAGTTAGAAGGCACTCTCAATGCTTTTTTCAGCGATAGTACCAGTGTTGTTCTTCTCTATATCGACGCCCCAAATTCTAAAGAATCGCCAATTCTGGAGGGCAAGACCGGCAATCGTCCAGACAGCATTATAAAGTGGGACTGGGTGGAATCTCGTAAAACCTATTTTGCTCATATTTATGGGAATCTCACAAATGGTGACATCACTAAAGTGGTCTCTATAACAAAATCTGGAGCACGTTGGGAGAATCTCGACCTTTAACAGCCATGTCTTATATTACGCTTTTATTTAATATGAAACTATTAAAATAGGAATCCGAATACaatttaattttgttaTCGATTTACAGCCAGCTTTTGATCAAAGTCGTGACCACTGCCCCCCTGAGATGTGCCGATAAGGGAAACCCTTGCCTCTATCATAATTATAGAGAGCGTCAGAAATGGGAGCATGGTGTTGACATAATATGTTTCTGTTAAACTGAGAGAAGTCAGGCCAAATGAAATATCTTTCCGGCTCGCTGGGAGATACGATTGCATATCTCGCCGAGCAGAAAGGTGAGATAGAGCTAATATTTGTGGGGACAAGTGACGAATTCTTGGATCAGGTTAAAGACGCGTCAAGTAAGCTGCGCAAGCGCAACTCGTTCGATATCAGATTTGCCATCAATCCTAATGCTCTGGTTAGTTATTTATATTCGAAAGGGTGGAATAAAGCTGATTCACTCGCTAATTCCAATGCTGATACTCCGAGTGATCTAGCTGACGACGCTGGAAACCCAAGAAATACCGCCAAAATAGTGATGATTTGGGGACTTATTGATCAGCTGAATAAGAATGAGATTCTAGATGCAAGAATGCTCCAAAAATGGTTATTCAGTGTTCTGGGATCATTTTCGATCGAGCCATATGTCACAAATATCCTAGCAGACAGCATTGATCTGGATACAAATCTCTCTTTTGACAGAAGAACGATTAGTTCCAATGACACGCCTGATGGCCCCCAAGTTACGGTTGGCAATCTGATAAAGAACTGGATGAGTGTGAAGAAACTTAATTAATTCTACAAAGTTTTATATACAACAATTGGACAACAGCATCCAATCAGCCATCggttaataaataaggcGAAGAATACCAGAAACtagaagaaaacaagacGGAGTGTGGCATCAGTTCTTGAATTGttaaaaaatgaaaattaGCTGTTAGGCCACTTTGTCTCCAGAATATTATAATTCAGTTCTCGGTCCCTTCTGCagtctcttcttcagtggAATATGCAccgtcgtcttcttcttcactgcTACTGATACCCCAATCATCCTTGGGCACTTCTTTGAACTCAACTGGCCAGTATGGATATCTCTGCCATTCTTTCTTATTGGTGACAATATTAGAAAATTCACCTTTAACTTTGGACTCTGTGTCACCATGCAGGACTTCCGGTCCATATAGTTCAACTACAACATTACTACCTCGCTTCACAAAAATTGTGTTTCTGAATTTAGGTGGCATAGCTACAAGAATAGTTCTGCTTTCTTCGGAATCTACAGTATATTCGTGGTCTGGCGAGCTAAGGGCTTTCTGTAGCTTAGTAGCCTCTGATGGTGGTACGAGGACCTCATACAAGCTATTTCCACGAGCTTTCAAAATAGAAACAATCAGCTCGTTACTTTCAATAGTATCTGGTGGAACACCAACGGTTTCAATCCGCCTCTGAACAGCCCGTGACTTGATTCCCATCTCTATCTATTATTTTGCTGCTCCATAGAAAACAGGGCCGATCAATAACATAATAATCtgttgaacaaaaaaacttCAGCCGCGCACGCGCCATTCATCGTAATCTCAGGGGAAAGGTCGATCCTCTTGTTACTGTCCGTAACATACCTGCTACCATATTGGCCAAGAGAGTAGACCCATGAAATCCGTCTGATGTGTGGACATCTCAGATACTAAAAGGGCACTCACACTTCATAGATACCTCCGACAGGTGGATCAACCTGCCAGACGAAATGGCCCACATGTCTTGGCCTCTAATGGACTATAACTATACGGCGTACCGACCTTGCATGGAAAGCCTATTGAGGAACTCGCTTTTTTCTAGAAGCCTAGACGATACGACCATAAATGatgcaacaacaaatgACAAATCTCTGCACTTATGATGATATTCGTATAGAAATACATTACATAAGACATCTTTTAAAAAGAGCTATATTCCCAGGTCGAACTGGTTTATGAGCGAGTTCACGGAAGATATTGAGTTAGAAGACCGAGATGATCGGCGTGATGAGGGCTATAGTTccgagcagctgctgcatgCAGGTATCCCAAGTGGCTCAGTATGGAAGTAAGGCTAGCAGGATGATATCAGACAGCAGATAAAGTTGTGACCGCCAAGTTATCGGTTGTTAGCGTAATTTGTATAATATACGTTTATGGGCTGTACGGCCGAAGTACTAGACCACTATCTCAACTGGGCTTGGCATTACATATCCACgatctttttgttttaaaACGGATATATTTTCTTTAAACGATTATATCTTATCGTCAACATTTTCATTGtattatcagcagtatAACTGGCTgactttattatttattatttattttattattcgGCAGAGTTCCTGATCTAGCGTTGACTCGTTGATGGTAAACAATCATGAATAATGGCTTGGGACCAACTATGGGTAAGTTTACACTGATAAGACTCCGGCTCGTTTGAACCATTCGTCTATTTATCGTTTGTTGACGGTAGAGTTTGGAAAGTAAATTTCGGTTAGCTTGAGTCGCAACCTTTAACCTTGGGGTTTAGGCATAGCAAGAGTTATCTGGGGGAGGAGCGAGTCTGTTACTATATAATATCAGGTACTCAGTTGCTAACTGTTCTAGATCGATAAACCCCATATTGCATATGCTCTAATTGGCTGGTTCGTAACAGTTTTCTCGTTAATTTCACTATTCGTCAAAGAGAAACTATATATTGGTGAAGCAACAGTCGCAGCACTGTTTGGTCTAATAGTAGGACCGCACTGTCTGAATTGGTTTTCTCCAACAACATGGGGTAACTCAGATTATATCACCATTGAGGTGTCAAGAATCGTCTTGGTCGTACAGATTTTCGCAGTTGCTGTCGAGTTACCAAAGAAGTATATGCTCAAGCACTGGCTGTCAGTGTTTATCTTACTGATTCCAGTCATGACTTTCGGTTGGCTTTTGTCCAGCGTGTTTATTTGGAAGCTTATTCCTACATTGACGTGGATCCAAGGTCTCGCGATTGCTGCTTGTGTTACCGCTACAGATCCTGTCTTGGCCtcagctgttgttggtaaaGGTAAGTTTGCCAAACGTGTTCCTGGTCATTTGAGGAACATTCTTTCTGCCGAGTCAGGCTGTAACGACGGTATGGCTTTCCCGTTTGCATATCTTGCACTCAACATTATCAAGCATACTGGTCATCCCCGAGAAATTGCCTTTGATTTTATCGTCATAACTGTTTTATACGAATGTGTATTCGGCTGTGTATTAGGTGCTATCATTGGATATGTAGGCAGACACGCAATCAAGTTTgcagaaaaaaagaatctCATTGATAGAGAGTCGTTTCTAGTATTTTACTTTGTACTGGCGCTATTCTGCACTGGAGTAGGTAGTATTATTGGCGTCGATGACTTACTAGTAGCTTTTGCAGCTGGCACAGCATTTTCTTGGGATGGTTGGTTTGCAAGAAAAACTGAGGAGTCTCATGTATCCAACGTCATTGATTTGTTACTCAATATGGCTTATTTCGTATACCTAGGAGCCATTGTTCCTTGGCAAAACTTTAACAACAAGGACTTAGGTATCGAGGCCTGGAAACTAGTGATTCTTGCTATTTTAATTCTACTTTTCCGTCGTCTACCAATTGTACTGGCTATGAAGCCTTTTACTCCGGATATTCGTACCTGGAGAGAAGCTCTTTTTTGTGGACATTTTGGTCCCATTGGAGTAGGCGCCATTTTTATCAGTATATTGGTTCGCGCCGAGCTTGAACATGGAGAGCCTACTCCGTTGGCGGAAGTTCCACCAGAAGGAACTCCCAATTATTTTGCTATTGCAGCAATCTGGCCAGTGACGACCTTTCTAGTAATTTGCTCGATTGTTGTTCACGGCTCTTCGATTGCTGTGTTTACACTTGGCAAGCGTCTCAATAATATGACCATCACCATGTCTTACACAACCGGTGGCAACAACCAATCGTGGCTATCACGTTTGCCACGTATTGAAGGTGGCCGAACTCTGTCTCTTCACAAAGTAGATACAGATGAACCTGGAAGATTCAAATATGGTAAGACTGCCAAGCCGGCTGGTGGTATGAAGAGAAGGAAGGGTGGTCGAAAATCTAGACGAGAGCCGCCTGAGAACCTACCTATTGATCTTGGGGCTGGAAAAGATATTTCAAATGAAGCTGCCCGTGATCCCAGAGAAGCGACTGCGGAGGAGAAGATTAATCAAGATGAAATTAATGCTTATGCCGAGGGtcatgatattattatcgAAGACAACTTAGGTGAGGTGATTGCCACTGTTCATAGTAAAAAAGGTAGTACCGAGTCATCGGCAAGCACACATTCCGAAAAGACCGCTCGGGACGAATCCAAAGTCAACACTGATCCAGCCATCGCTGAAAAGAAATCTTCGTCTCGGCATA
This window harbors:
- the RIO2 gene encoding protein kinase RIO2; amino-acid sequence: MGSKNHDIVPTSLITQISGLRSPSAVNRCIAELAKIKLIGRVRNAKYDGYRLSYHGYDYLALKALVKRDSVFGVGSQIGIGKESDIFMVADTNGKQNVLKVHRLGRISFRTVKNNRDYLRNRQSASWMYLSRLAAQKEFAFMKALYDSGFSVPVPIDQSRHQIVMSLIDGFPMRQLRSHSNPGRLYSTLMDFIVRLASYGLIHCDFNEFNIMVREKFDKPEEEVVIIDFPQCISISHVDAQRYFERDVDCIRSFFEKKLNYVSDDYPRWDKDVKRVENLDLLVEASGFSKKQVKDLEAAMQLSRETFGEDEFVEGEGNDEDEADEEQNGEDGEERGEEEEEDDDDEKEEEDDDDEEEEEEESEDEVNEEDELQERINAEIARKGIENMKMDKLGNYILDD
- the NHA1 gene encoding Nha1p (Na+/H+ antiporter; involved in sodium and potassium efflux through the plasma membrane; required for alkali cation tolerance at acidic pH; GO_component: GO:0016021 - integral component of membrane [Evidence IEA,IEA]; GO_component: GO:0016021 - integral component of membrane [Evidence ISM] [PMID 12192589]; GO_component: GO:0016021 - integral component of membrane [Evidence ISM] [PMID 17176761]; GO_component: GO:0016020 - membrane [Evidence IEA,IEA,IEA]; GO_component: GO:0045121 - membrane raft [Evidence IDA] [PMID 19254924]; GO_component: GO:0005886 - plasma membrane [Evidence IDA] [PMID 15950597]; GO_component: GO:0005886 - plasma membrane [Evidence IDA] [PMID 9802016]; GO_function: GO:0015297 - antiporter activity [Evidence IEA]; GO_function: GO:0015491 - cation:cation antiporter activity [Evidence ISS] [PMID 8654575]; GO_function: GO:0015491 - cation:cation antiporter activity [Evidence IMP] [PMID 9802016]; GO_function: GO:0015385 - sodium:proton antiporter activity [Evidence IEA]; GO_function: GO:0015385 - sodium:proton antiporter activity [Evidence IDA] [PMID 15950597]; GO_function: GO:0015299 - solute:proton antiporter activity [Evidence IEA]; GO_process: GO:0006812 - cation transport [Evidence IEA]; GO_process: GO:0030004 - cellular monovalent inorganic cation homeostasis [Evidence IMP] [PMID 9802016]; GO_process: GO:0030007 - cellular potassium ion homeostasis [Evidence IMP] [PMID 16402204]; GO_process: GO:1902600 - hydrogen ion transmembrane transport [Evidence IEA]; GO_process: GO:0006811 - ion transport [Evidence IEA]; GO_process: GO:0006970 - response to osmotic stress [Evidence IMP] [PMID 16402204]; GO_process: GO:0035725 - sodium ion transmembrane transport [Evidence IEA]; GO_process: GO:0006814 - sodium ion transport [Evidence IEA,IEA]; GO_process: GO:0055085 - transmembrane transport [Evidence IEA]; GO_process: GO:0006810 - transport [Evidence IEA]), translated to MTFGWLLSSVFIWKLIPTLTWIQGLAIAACVTATDPVLASAVVGKGKFAKRVPGHLRNILSAESGCNDGMAFPFAYLALNIIKHTGHPREIAFDFIVITVLYECVFGCVLGAIIGYVGRHAIKFAEKKNLIDRESFLVFYFVLALFCTGVGSIIGVDDLLVAFAAGTAFSWDGWFARKTEESHVSNVIDLLLNMAYFVYLGAIVPWQNFNNKDLGIEAWKLVILAILILLFRRLPIVLAMKPFTPDIRTWREALFCGHFGPIGVGAIFISILVRAELEHGEPTPLAEVPPEGTPNYFAIAAIWPVTTFLVICSIVVHGSSIAVFTLGKRLNNMTITMSYTTGGNNQSWLSRLPRIEGGRTLSLHKVDTDEPGRFKYGKTAKPAGGMKRRKGGRKSRREPPENLPIDLGAGKDISNEAARDPREATAEEKINQDEINAYAEGHDIIIEDNLGEVIATVHSKKGSTESSASTHSEKTARDESKVNTDPAIAEKKSSSRHNDGTRVSDEEDSEDDGADEEGEDAEEEQEPLEHDTRRSRRRADEHPSRRSSESSPGPRQMLSRRSTSRGSGRAGHKVIAYQLDNDVIVENEDGEIIRRYRINRKPTDLAAEDSRPRSRQNSIIGRTLSKVGLSKLVHSNAESSTAHSGSGLHHQHSPSADHDVEKQEVSDIVPVEANHGGEKFPFDDDTIRHHLKSLLHTGDLQEHHSTGDSSRRPNRLESSEHRHRGQEDERSPSPNSVLPNSSLNQGSMPRNFLGRRADIDENDEDDEVDDHHRHKISSSRHADDDEETEVERKRRLAALGLLSTEDDEEDEEERNVFRPRQTRLSPAPEIIREEDEEDDVKDKDDARVESEKSMGENTTPKIQWGDDVKRGHGRR